Proteins encoded together in one uncultured Desulfosarcina sp. window:
- a CDS encoding PocR ligand-binding domain-containing protein, producing MAGKPTYEALFQQVRELEKVLAEKERKEKALQRRILALTQPRDSTAEGLELEDLFDMDDIQRLQDEFSRATGVASIITRVDGSPITHPSNFCRLCEKIIRKTEKGFANCCKSDAALGKLSSDGPIVQPCMSGGLWDAGAGISISGRHIANWLIGQVRDETQTEENMCAYARLIGVDEAIMIEAFREVPSMSVETFGHIAQMLFTLANQLSAIAYQNVQQVRFIADLKRAEEALKESEARLQTLIRTLPDLIWLKDPQGVYLSCNPRFEAHFGAKEKDIVGKTDYDFLSKKRAELHRKEDRQVLEEGRPSRNESEFTFASDGHHEILETIKTPMYRSDGRLIGVLGIGRDTTDRKKAETKLQRSRERYQSLYQESLKQTKLYESLLRSAPIPLVIYDLDGQATYVNPAFTGTFGFTMEDVEGRRIPFIPKEEEEQSLAAVQKVLSGDPVFSMANRRLTKDGRTLDVQVSSSCYDDDAGNRAGIVVFLKDVTRVKHTEAQLMQAQKMESVGRLAGGVAHDFNNMLSVILGHTELEMAQLDETQPLFKSLNVIRQAATRSADLTRQLLAFARKQTVTPKVLDLNKTLEGMLKMLRRLLGEDINLTWRPKEDLWPVKIDASQVDQLLTNLCVNARDAIKDVGKIIIETDTIIFDTAYCREHQGFIPGEFVVLAVSDNGRGMDRDTQEKIFEPFFTTKGPGQGTGLGLSTVYGIVKQNNGFLNVYSEPGMGTTFKIYLPSYLGQTVEEIRLEAETVPHGNGEVVLIVEDEPLILNLAGKILQNVGYTVLPAGSPTKALRMAQAHTGDIALVVTDVVMPELNGRELVMRLKSFYPDIKCLFMSGYTADVIAHRGVIDEDFNFIQKPFSTRDLALKVAEAMTGE from the coding sequence ATGGCCGGAAAACCAACATACGAAGCCCTTTTTCAACAGGTTCGGGAACTGGAAAAGGTCCTGGCCGAAAAAGAACGCAAGGAAAAGGCCCTGCAACGGCGGATTCTGGCGCTGACCCAGCCCCGCGACAGCACCGCCGAGGGACTTGAACTCGAAGATCTGTTCGACATGGACGATATCCAGCGCCTCCAGGATGAATTTTCCAGAGCCACAGGTGTGGCTTCGATCATCACCCGGGTGGATGGCAGCCCGATCACCCATCCGAGTAATTTCTGCAGGCTATGCGAAAAAATTATTCGTAAAACGGAAAAAGGATTCGCCAACTGCTGCAAATCCGATGCGGCCCTTGGCAAGCTGAGTTCCGACGGGCCAATCGTCCAGCCCTGCATGAGCGGCGGTCTCTGGGACGCGGGTGCCGGGATCTCGATCAGCGGAAGGCATATCGCCAACTGGCTCATCGGTCAGGTGCGTGACGAAACCCAGACCGAAGAAAACATGTGCGCCTATGCCCGGTTGATCGGGGTCGACGAGGCGATCATGATCGAGGCCTTCCGGGAAGTGCCGTCCATGTCCGTCGAGACGTTCGGGCACATTGCCCAAATGCTCTTCACCCTGGCCAACCAATTATCCGCCATTGCCTATCAGAACGTCCAGCAGGTCCGTTTCATCGCCGATCTCAAGCGGGCGGAGGAGGCCCTGAAAGAGAGCGAGGCACGCCTGCAAACCCTGATCCGAACCCTTCCCGACCTGATTTGGTTGAAGGATCCCCAGGGGGTTTATCTTTCCTGCAATCCGCGATTCGAAGCCCACTTCGGGGCCAAGGAAAAAGACATTGTCGGTAAAACAGACTACGATTTTCTGAGCAAAAAAAGGGCCGAACTCCATCGCAAGGAGGATCGGCAGGTCCTTGAGGAGGGACGCCCGAGCCGGAACGAAAGCGAGTTTACCTTCGCCAGCGACGGCCACCACGAAATTCTCGAAACCATCAAGACCCCCATGTATCGCAGCGACGGCAGACTCATTGGCGTGCTGGGAATCGGCCGAGACACCACCGATCGGAAAAAAGCCGAAACAAAGCTTCAACGCTCGCGGGAGAGATATCAATCGCTTTACCAGGAATCGCTGAAACAGACCAAGCTTTACGAATCCCTGCTGCGATCCGCCCCCATCCCTCTGGTGATATACGACCTCGACGGCCAGGCGACTTACGTCAACCCGGCGTTTACAGGCACCTTCGGATTTACCATGGAGGACGTCGAGGGCCGGCGGATTCCCTTCATACCCAAGGAAGAAGAGGAACAATCGCTGGCTGCCGTCCAAAAGGTGCTCTCCGGTGATCCGGTTTTCAGCATGGCAAATCGCCGGTTGACCAAGGATGGCCGCACACTGGATGTCCAGGTCAGCTCTTCCTGTTATGACGACGATGCGGGCAACCGTGCCGGAATCGTCGTTTTCCTCAAGGATGTCACCCGGGTGAAACACACCGAAGCGCAACTCATGCAGGCTCAGAAGATGGAATCCGTGGGACGCTTGGCCGGAGGAGTGGCCCATGACTTCAACAACATGCTCAGTGTGATTCTCGGCCATACCGAGCTGGAAATGGCCCAACTGGACGAGACCCAGCCACTGTTCAAAAGCCTGAATGTAATTCGCCAGGCCGCTACCCGATCGGCAGATCTCACCCGGCAGCTGTTGGCCTTCGCCCGCAAGCAGACCGTCACGCCTAAAGTGCTCGATCTGAACAAGACCCTGGAAGGAATGCTGAAAATGCTGCGCCGCTTGCTGGGAGAGGACATCAATCTGACCTGGCGGCCGAAAGAGGACCTTTGGCCGGTCAAAATAGACGCCTCCCAGGTGGACCAGCTGCTGACCAATCTTTGCGTCAACGCTCGCGATGCAATCAAGGATGTGGGGAAAATCATAATCGAAACGGACACGATCATTTTTGACACAGCCTATTGCCGGGAGCACCAGGGTTTTATTCCCGGCGAGTTCGTCGTACTGGCGGTCAGCGACAATGGCCGAGGTATGGACAGGGACACCCAGGAAAAAATTTTCGAACCGTTTTTCACCACCAAGGGACCTGGGCAGGGTACCGGTCTGGGACTCTCTACGGTCTACGGCATCGTCAAACAGAACAACGGCTTTCTCAACGTTTACAGCGAGCCGGGCATGGGAACGACTTTCAAGATCTACCTGCCGAGTTATCTGGGGCAGACGGTCGAAGAGATAAGACTTGAAGCGGAAACGGTTCCCCACGGAAACGGTGAAGTGGTGCTTATCGTGGAGGATGAACCGCTGATTCTCAACCTGGCGGGCAAAATACTGCAAAACGTCGGCTATACGGTTCTCCCGGCGGGCAGTCCCACGAAAGCACTGCGGATGGCACAGGCGCACACCGGCGATATCGCGCTGGTCGTCACCGATGTGGTCATGCCCGAGTTGAATGGCCGGGAGCTGGTCATGCGCCTGAAAAGCTTTTATCCTGACATCAAATGCCTCTTCATGTCCGGTTACACCGCCGATGTAATCGCCCATCGCGGCGTGATCGACGAAGACTTTAATTTTATCCAGAAACCTTTCTCCACACGAGATCTCGCGCTCAAGGTCGCCGAAGCGATGACAGGCGAGTAG
- a CDS encoding EVE domain-containing protein, translating into MNYWLMKSEPSVFGIDDLKSMPNRTEHWDGVRNYQARNMMRDTMKVGDSAFFYHSNCKVPGIVGLMEVVREGYPDHTAFEPGSKYFDEKSDPNNPRWYMVDVKYLRHTKRVIPLTELKAHAALENMPLVRRGNRLSIMPVSKNEWQFILSLENRPEP; encoded by the coding sequence ATGAATTATTGGCTGATGAAATCCGAACCTTCGGTGTTCGGCATCGATGATCTGAAATCGATGCCGAACCGGACGGAACACTGGGACGGCGTGCGCAATTACCAGGCCCGCAACATGATGCGCGATACGATGAAAGTCGGCGACAGCGCTTTCTTTTATCACTCCAACTGCAAGGTACCGGGGATTGTCGGATTGATGGAAGTGGTGCGCGAAGGCTACCCGGACCACACCGCCTTCGAACCCGGCAGCAAGTATTTCGATGAGAAAAGCGACCCAAACAACCCGCGCTGGTATATGGTTGACGTCAAATATCTCCGACACACCAAACGGGTCATTCCCCTGACCGAACTCAAGGCGCATGCAGCGCTTGAAAACATGCCGCTGGTGCGCAGGGGAAACCGGCTTTCGATCATGCCGGTGTCCAAAAACGAGTGGCAATTTATCCTGTCCCTTGAGAATCGACCGGAACCGTAA
- a CDS encoding hydrogenase iron-sulfur subunit, producing the protein MSAKIALPPKIVGIICNWCCYGGADLCGVSRFQYPPHIRLIRVMCSARADIKHIFHAFSNGADGMLVGGCHLDDCHYITHGNYEAMSMVQLAKKLLAHAGVDPRRLRIEWVSAGEGIRFANLMNEFSREIEGLGPLGQAEGEKPDELEAGLAAVTRLIPYIKLVKKEKLSLHLRENPAAYDDLYTMDEIEELLGSVPSFYIDPDRCQACMICSRRCPVNAIDGRKNRIHVIDQKRCIHCGTCLDVCPPKFGAICTIVDEPVPPPPLEEKRMIARKAAS; encoded by the coding sequence ATGAGTGCAAAGATCGCGTTGCCGCCAAAAATCGTCGGGATTATCTGCAATTGGTGCTGCTACGGGGGCGCGGATTTATGTGGCGTGTCGCGCTTTCAATATCCCCCGCATATCCGGCTGATCCGGGTGATGTGCTCCGCGAGGGCCGATATAAAGCACATTTTCCACGCCTTTTCCAACGGTGCCGACGGCATGCTCGTTGGGGGCTGTCATCTCGACGACTGCCACTACATTACCCACGGCAACTACGAGGCCATGAGCATGGTTCAACTGGCCAAAAAACTGCTTGCCCATGCGGGCGTCGATCCGCGACGGTTGCGGATCGAATGGGTCTCCGCCGGGGAAGGGATCCGCTTTGCCAATCTGATGAACGAATTCAGCCGCGAGATCGAAGGGCTGGGACCGCTCGGCCAGGCCGAGGGTGAAAAACCGGATGAATTGGAAGCGGGCCTGGCCGCAGTGACCCGCTTGATTCCGTATATCAAGCTGGTGAAAAAGGAGAAACTCTCCTTGCACCTGCGCGAGAATCCTGCGGCCTACGATGATCTTTACACCATGGACGAGATCGAAGAACTGCTCGGCAGTGTGCCGTCGTTTTATATCGATCCGGATCGTTGTCAGGCCTGTATGATCTGCAGCCGGCGGTGCCCCGTCAATGCCATCGACGGCAGGAAAAACCGCATTCATGTCATCGATCAAAAGCGATGCATCCACTGCGGCACCTGCCTCGATGTCTGCCCCCCGAAGTTCGGTGCCATCTGCACGATCGTGGACGAACCGGTTCCGCCGCCCCCTTTGGAGGAGAAACGCATGATCGCAAGAAAAGCGGCTTCTTAA
- a CDS encoding CoB--CoM heterodisulfide reductase iron-sulfur subunit A family protein: protein MEDSPTANAVSCLPDHLHFGDVMVVGGGISGIQAALDLGTAGFRVILVDTAPTIGGHMAQLDKTFPTNDCSMCIESPKFVECNRHPNIEIMTYAEVVKVDGEAGDFTVTLMKKPRYIVESRCTGCTVCAEYCPATYPDPFNQEISANKAIHIYFAQAIPLKPYIDQSCLYLKNRSCRICESVCKTDAIDFSQTATTVTVNVGALILSPGYAPFDPRLREAYRYGELANVVTAMDYERLLCATGPYEGEILRRSDKRHPRNIAWIQCVGSRKATSGENSYCSAVCCTYTQKQVILTKDHDAEARCTVFHNDIRAYGKEFERFFERARQLPGVRFIRSYASIAGQNPDTGDVAIRYTTADKGVKEETFDMVVLSVGLAPPRDFNKLAGIFGIQLNGHGFCRTNPFNPMETTRPGIFVGGAFQGPMDIPESVVTASGCGAQCGQRLDYRRGNLSSDRVYPPERDVSREEPRIGVYVCHCGANIGRVVDVPSTVDYARTLPHVVHAEENLFICSTEAAAMLAEDIRERGLNRVIVAACTPRTHEPLFRDTLREAGINPYYFDMANIREHCSWVHSKEGSAATRKAKDIIRMSVARAHFLEPLKEYDLPMDNRALVVGGGIAGLTCALSIAGQGHEVYLLEKDSELGGMARRLHTTLEGFDVQSHLRDLIRGVYRHPLVHVYTDAVITDAGGYVGNFVTRIESERGCAEIRHGATVIAVGADLHQPAEYLYGQNPRVVTQLQLEEKIAAADADLRTAQSVVMIQCVGCRTADRNYCSRICCSTSIKQALQLKVLNPEMDVTILFRDMRTYGFKEDFYRKAADKGVRFIRYTTERMPAVESAGTGQESTLRIRATDPILDRVLGIDADWLVLASAIVPRSDARETAQWFKATLGADGFFQEAHAKLRPVDCGAEGVFLCGTAHYPKLIAETISQAYGAAGRALTLLANDTVAASGSVCEVDEDRCLGCGICVSACAFGAITIKKTRQGEKAMVNPVLCKGDGLCNARCPTGAIQLKHYTDDALLNQIRAALRPEIVVNP, encoded by the coding sequence ATGGAAGACAGTCCCACAGCCAATGCGGTTTCATGCCTGCCGGACCATCTGCATTTCGGTGACGTGATGGTTGTCGGTGGCGGAATCAGCGGCATCCAGGCAGCGCTGGATCTGGGCACCGCCGGCTTCAGGGTGATTCTGGTGGATACGGCGCCGACCATCGGCGGTCACATGGCCCAGTTGGACAAGACGTTTCCCACCAACGACTGCTCCATGTGCATCGAATCGCCCAAGTTCGTGGAATGCAACCGGCATCCCAATATCGAGATCATGACCTATGCCGAAGTCGTAAAGGTCGATGGCGAGGCGGGAGACTTTACCGTTACCCTGATGAAAAAGCCCCGCTACATCGTGGAGAGCCGCTGCACCGGCTGCACGGTTTGCGCGGAATACTGCCCGGCCACCTATCCGGATCCGTTTAATCAGGAGATATCGGCGAATAAGGCCATTCACATCTATTTTGCCCAGGCCATTCCGCTCAAGCCGTATATCGATCAAAGCTGCCTCTACCTGAAAAATCGATCCTGTCGAATCTGCGAATCCGTCTGTAAAACCGATGCCATCGATTTCAGCCAGACGGCAACGACGGTAACGGTCAATGTCGGGGCACTGATCCTGTCGCCGGGGTATGCGCCCTTCGATCCGAGGCTGCGGGAAGCGTATCGTTACGGCGAACTGGCCAACGTGGTCACCGCCATGGACTACGAACGGCTGCTGTGCGCCACAGGCCCTTACGAGGGGGAGATCCTGCGGCGTTCGGACAAACGCCATCCCCGCAACATCGCCTGGATCCAGTGTGTCGGTTCCCGCAAGGCGACTTCCGGGGAAAACAGCTACTGCTCGGCCGTGTGCTGCACCTATACCCAAAAGCAGGTCATTCTCACCAAGGATCACGACGCCGAGGCCCGCTGCACGGTTTTCCACAACGATATTCGCGCCTACGGCAAGGAGTTCGAACGGTTCTTCGAACGCGCCCGGCAGCTTCCGGGAGTCCGCTTCATCAGGAGTTATGCGTCGATTGCCGGGCAGAACCCGGATACCGGGGATGTCGCCATCCGCTATACGACTGCGGACAAGGGCGTGAAAGAGGAGACCTTCGATATGGTGGTCCTCTCCGTCGGGTTGGCCCCGCCGCGTGATTTCAACAAACTGGCCGGGATATTCGGCATCCAACTGAACGGCCATGGCTTCTGCCGAACAAACCCTTTCAACCCCATGGAAACCACGCGACCGGGAATATTCGTCGGCGGTGCCTTCCAGGGGCCCATGGACATTCCCGAGTCAGTGGTTACCGCCTCCGGCTGCGGCGCGCAGTGCGGCCAGCGGCTCGATTACCGGCGGGGGAACCTATCCAGCGACAGGGTCTATCCGCCGGAGCGGGACGTCTCGCGCGAGGAGCCCCGTATCGGCGTTTACGTCTGCCACTGCGGTGCTAACATCGGCCGCGTCGTGGATGTGCCGTCCACGGTCGATTATGCCCGCACCCTGCCCCATGTGGTTCACGCCGAGGAAAATCTTTTCATCTGCTCCACCGAAGCCGCCGCCATGCTGGCAGAAGATATCCGCGAACGGGGGCTGAATCGCGTAATCGTAGCCGCCTGCACCCCCCGGACCCATGAACCGCTGTTTCGCGACACGCTGCGGGAAGCGGGGATCAATCCTTACTATTTCGACATGGCCAACATCAGGGAGCATTGCTCCTGGGTCCATTCGAAAGAGGGATCGGCCGCCACCCGCAAAGCCAAGGACATCATTCGCATGTCGGTGGCCAGGGCCCATTTCCTCGAACCGCTCAAGGAATACGATCTGCCCATGGACAACCGGGCGCTGGTCGTGGGCGGCGGCATTGCCGGCCTGACTTGCGCGCTGAGCATCGCCGGGCAGGGACATGAGGTCTACCTGCTGGAAAAGGATTCCGAACTGGGAGGCATGGCCCGTCGGCTTCACACCACCCTGGAAGGCTTCGATGTCCAATCGCATCTGCGAGATCTCATCCGTGGCGTCTACCGGCACCCTTTGGTTCATGTTTACACGGATGCGGTCATTACCGATGCCGGCGGCTACGTGGGCAACTTCGTTACCCGAATCGAATCCGAACGGGGTTGCGCCGAGATTCGGCACGGTGCAACGGTTATCGCCGTGGGTGCCGATCTTCATCAACCCGCCGAATACCTGTACGGGCAGAATCCGCGGGTCGTCACCCAACTCCAACTGGAAGAGAAGATCGCCGCCGCCGATGCGGATCTTCGCACAGCGCAAAGTGTGGTGATGATCCAGTGTGTCGGGTGCCGCACCGCGGATCGGAATTATTGCAGCCGGATCTGCTGCAGCACGTCAATCAAGCAGGCATTACAGCTGAAGGTCCTGAATCCCGAAATGGACGTCACCATTCTCTTCCGGGATATGCGGACTTACGGATTCAAGGAGGATTTCTACCGAAAAGCGGCCGACAAGGGGGTGCGCTTTATCCGCTATACAACGGAGCGGATGCCTGCGGTGGAATCGGCCGGTACGGGCCAAGAATCGACGCTTCGGATTCGGGCGACCGATCCGATCCTGGACCGTGTGCTGGGCATCGACGCCGACTGGCTTGTGCTGGCGTCGGCCATCGTTCCCCGTTCCGACGCCAGGGAAACCGCCCAATGGTTCAAGGCGACTCTGGGCGCGGACGGCTTCTTCCAGGAGGCCCATGCCAAGCTGCGGCCCGTCGATTGCGGGGCCGAAGGCGTTTTTCTGTGCGGGACAGCGCACTACCCGAAGCTGATCGCCGAAACCATCAGCCAGGCATATGGCGCCGCCGGCCGCGCATTGACCCTGCTGGCCAACGATACGGTGGCCGCCTCCGGCTCCGTCTGTGAAGTGGATGAGGACCGGTGTCTGGGGTGCGGGATCTGTGTCAGCGCCTGTGCTTTCGGCGCCATCACGATCAAGAAGACCCGGCAGGGCGAAAAAGCGATGGTCAATCCGGTGCTTTGCAAAGGCGACGGACTTTGCAACGCCCGCTGTCCCACTGGGGCGATCCAGCTCAAACATTACACCGATGATGCACTGTTGAACCAGATCCGTGCGGCGCTCCGGCCGGAAATCGTCGTCAATCCATAA
- a CDS encoding BrnT family toxin: protein MNFEFDPKKSDSNKKKHGIDFIAAQALWDDIDLLEIPARTTDEARFLVLGKIGEKHWAGIITYRNGNIRIISVRRARNEEIEIYES, encoded by the coding sequence ATGAATTTTGAATTTGACCCGAAAAAATCAGACAGCAATAAAAAAAAACACGGGATTGATTTTATTGCGGCCCAAGCGCTTTGGGACGATATTGATTTATTAGAGATTCCAGCCAGAACAACTGATGAAGCGAGATTTCTGGTACTTGGCAAAATAGGCGAGAAACACTGGGCTGGGATTATTACCTATCGCAATGGCAACATACGCATTATCTCAGTACGGCGTGCCAGGAATGAGGAAATTGAGATTTATGAAAGCTAA
- a CDS encoding IS1634 family transposase, with translation MENLVPDNLTFSEVGHLPIIKDFAKKIELVETLDTLVDSEMELSPGVAILAMVLDTLSGRTPLYRMEEFFQEKDTELMLGCDVKPELFCDYNIGRVLDKIFDTGTQKVFSQIAQNAIGVFDVDPRRLHFDTTSISVFGDYDFVDPPLKITYGHSKDKRPDLKQFIVSMLCVDRNIPILGTTEDGNASDKTLNNELLGGVSKHMARHGLKPGAFVYVADSAFVTPDNLEKSRDKNVKFLTRLPATYKECSRAISEAVIAENWIDFGELNQTPATKKRPAAIYRGFETTVELYGETYRAIVVHSSAHDKRRHKRIDRLLEQKRKDLETHGKKINAGPFYCRADAEAAAEKIGKATPNSYHRLRYEIREKAKYRRGRPAKGKPRTPIGYEYLLDVKIEKDTDAITPLRLEAGCFVLLTNLSGTKEQVQWPAVTLLELYKNQSGIEQNFGFLKDPVIVNSIFLKKPKRIEVLGLILVIALLIWRLMERCMRQHLERTKSEISGWKNRPTKRPTSFMMTTKFLSILVAKSGKRRQLVRPLKPVQLEFLQAMGVDPEVFIKP, from the coding sequence ATGGAGAATCTGGTTCCCGATAATCTGACATTTTCAGAAGTCGGCCATCTGCCGATCATCAAAGACTTCGCCAAAAAGATTGAGCTGGTCGAGACACTGGACACCCTGGTTGACAGCGAAATGGAACTCTCACCGGGAGTCGCTATTCTGGCCATGGTGTTGGACACACTTTCGGGAAGAACCCCTTTGTACCGGATGGAAGAATTCTTTCAGGAGAAGGACACTGAATTGATGTTGGGTTGCGATGTCAAACCGGAACTTTTCTGTGACTACAATATTGGCCGTGTGCTGGACAAGATCTTCGACACCGGCACACAAAAGGTGTTCTCGCAGATCGCTCAAAATGCCATTGGCGTGTTTGACGTCGATCCCCGTCGTTTACATTTCGATACCACCTCCATCAGTGTTTTCGGAGATTATGACTTTGTCGATCCACCACTTAAAATCACCTATGGTCACAGCAAGGACAAGCGTCCGGATCTGAAGCAGTTTATCGTTTCAATGCTGTGCGTGGATCGGAACATCCCCATCTTGGGGACCACCGAAGACGGCAACGCTTCGGATAAAACGTTGAACAACGAACTTTTAGGAGGCGTCTCAAAGCACATGGCCCGGCACGGGCTTAAACCGGGAGCCTTCGTATACGTAGCGGACTCGGCTTTTGTCACGCCGGACAATCTCGAAAAATCGAGAGATAAAAACGTAAAATTCCTGACCCGGCTGCCAGCCACCTACAAGGAGTGTAGCCGTGCCATCTCCGAGGCCGTTATCGCCGAGAATTGGATTGATTTTGGCGAACTCAATCAGACACCGGCTACGAAAAAACGCCCTGCTGCGATTTACCGTGGATTTGAAACCACCGTAGAGCTCTATGGTGAAACCTACCGCGCCATCGTTGTGCACTCTTCCGCTCATGACAAACGTCGCCATAAGCGTATTGATCGATTGCTTGAGCAAAAACGCAAAGATCTGGAAACCCACGGCAAAAAGATTAACGCAGGTCCCTTTTATTGCCGGGCCGATGCCGAGGCTGCAGCAGAAAAGATCGGTAAAGCCACCCCAAACAGCTATCACAGACTACGGTATGAAATCAGGGAAAAGGCCAAATATCGCCGGGGAAGACCCGCCAAAGGAAAACCACGTACGCCCATCGGTTACGAATATCTTCTTGATGTCAAGATTGAAAAGGATACGGATGCAATCACTCCCTTGCGTCTTGAGGCCGGATGCTTTGTTTTATTAACCAACCTGTCCGGGACCAAGGAGCAGGTCCAATGGCCCGCCGTTACTCTTTTGGAGTTGTATAAGAACCAGAGCGGTATCGAACAAAACTTCGGATTTTTGAAAGACCCGGTAATCGTCAACTCCATCTTTTTGAAAAAGCCGAAACGTATCGAAGTGCTTGGTTTGATCCTTGTAATCGCACTTCTGATTTGGCGCTTGATGGAGCGCTGTATGCGTCAACATCTGGAAAGAACGAAAAGCGAAATCAGCGGCTGGAAAAATCGCCCGACCAAGCGACCGACCTCTTTCATGATGACGACGAAATTCTTAAGCATACTGGTAGCGAAATCAGGAAAACGAAGACAACTGGTCAGGCCGTTAAAGCCTGTTCAGCTGGAATTTCTACAGGCTATGGGAGTTGACCCGGAAGTCTTTATCAAACCGTAA
- a CDS encoding acyl-ACP thioesterase domain-containing protein — protein MKIEQTSIVEYEEVDTHFRMKLPALFQRFQRAALHHSDSVGLDTQTMVAAGAVWILNRIRVKIQRMPGYREPLTVRTWHKGSAGFRAGRDFIVSCGDEQVAAAASQWLYYDIGRKRIAKIPEKVSAPYTDEPDEALESGAIDFAVDKTFEPEQTLTLTTREGDYDPNGHVNNTVYLDYLDTLVNRSGVADGSIGEVGIQYLKEIDRDVQAVQGGLVKDNDTIRFRFFQQGTVFAAGFVRTAETL, from the coding sequence ATGAAAATCGAGCAGACATCCATTGTGGAATACGAAGAGGTGGATACGCATTTTCGCATGAAGCTGCCGGCGCTGTTCCAGCGGTTTCAGCGAGCGGCCCTGCACCATTCGGATTCGGTGGGCCTGGATACCCAGACCATGGTCGCGGCCGGTGCGGTCTGGATCCTGAACCGGATACGGGTAAAGATCCAGCGGATGCCCGGATACCGGGAACCGCTCACCGTGAGAACCTGGCATAAAGGTTCGGCCGGATTCCGGGCCGGCAGGGATTTTATCGTTTCATGCGGGGATGAGCAGGTTGCCGCCGCCGCCAGCCAATGGCTCTACTACGATATCGGCCGCAAACGCATTGCCAAGATTCCGGAGAAGGTATCGGCGCCTTACACCGACGAGCCGGACGAAGCACTGGAATCCGGCGCCATCGATTTTGCCGTGGACAAGACCTTCGAGCCGGAACAGACGCTGACCCTTACCACCCGCGAGGGAGATTACGATCCCAACGGCCACGTGAACAATACGGTCTATCTGGATTACCTGGACACGCTGGTCAACCGTTCGGGCGTGGCCGACGGCAGCATCGGAGAAGTGGGCATCCAGTACTTGAAGGAGATCGACCGGGATGTCCAGGCTGTTCAGGGCGGGCTGGTCAAGGACAACGATACGATCCGTTTCCGGTTTTTTCAGCAGGGAACGGTCTTTGCCGCCGGTTTTGTCCGCACGGCAGAGACACTTTGA